The Kwoniella shivajii chromosome 5, complete sequence genomic interval aagccGATTCGGTCCGATTGAGGGGTGGTAATGTATAATCGTATTTAGGTCTATTACTGCTTGCGGTatcagatgatggattaTGTTGCCCCAATGCAGAGAAGGATCTATTCGGATCCATCTCGTAGTTCACCGTGACTGATGATCCTGCATGCTATGGTTGGGATGGATGAGATTGTAATTTGATGTGTTGTTTTTGTCTGGATGaacgagagagagagagagagaaggggCAGGGAGGAGGACGGGCGAGGGGGGGATCACGGGGCTCAAAAGACGAAAGGGGGTCGAAATGTATTGTGGCAAATTCGGCATTTAGCCGACAGTCCCCGAGGACAATGGGGAATGGGGGATAAGACTAGAATGAAGCATATCAATGAATGGAAATGCGTGCGTATGTATCTGAACCCACGTAAGAGCTACAACGGTATGCTCCAACATATCTTAGTGTGGTGGGAAAACTTGGGAACAGAAGGACTAATCGATGATTTCACGTCTAAGAACAATAGTACGGCTTCGTAGGTAGCTCGTGTAAGTAGAAGAATCAAAGAAAGTTCATGACCATTTTTTTTCTATCTTGATCCAAGATAAGACGTGTTTCCCCATCCATACAGCGGGCACACAATTGCCCATAATCAATTTGATCTAGGAATATACTTCGTACACATCAACATTCGTTGACCTTAATTCATAATGTAATTCCAAGTTTTCAGAGATTCGAATAATCACTCAATATCTCAGAAAACCAGCAGAGTCTTCGTGACACAATATACCATAACCGTTCATTTTTTCAAAGCAAAGCATCGCTCAATCGAGTCCTTGTTATTTCCCCACCAGTAAGGCATTACAGCGCCTAATGAGCGGTGTCCGTCAGTCTTCACGACAACGTCATGAACAGGAAGCTCACCTGTAGTACTCAAGAACACGAATATGAACAAAAGGTTGAAATTGAACCCCGTGTCGGCTACAGAAGCAAGGCCGTCAGAGAAAGTTCTACTAGCCGGTACGAGGCATTACAAATACTTACCGGCAGCACCCGTCTTTTTGATACACATGCAATACTGAGTCAGCTTCGTATTTGTTTACAAGCGGGTTTGATCTATTTACTTACGATATAAGCGTATGTGTTCCAGAACTTTCTTCTATACCtaaacaagaagaaattccAGAATGTTCCGACCAGGAAAGTGGTGAAAGGACCTGTACTCAAATTACCATAGAAAGTAGCTGCTCccgagaagaagatggtggtATTCCAAAGATCGAATTTTGCTTTTGGGAATTTCTTATGTAAAAGCCAGATGATTAATGGGGCGCCTGCTCCAACTCTACATAGCGACACATTAGTTTCGACTTCTGCAGTTCTTTGCCGTTCCAAGTGGTATAGACTTTGGACTCACACAAAGCCATATGTGACTGGTTGGTAAACAGAAGAAGCGAATAGTCTTTTAGGACCGACGAGTGCGTATTGGACTCCAGCAGTATTATAACTTTTGAAATCTTGACCTGTCCATTGACCTGCTGGATCAGGAATCTTGCCGCTAACATAATCGAATTTGGAAGCTAGTACCCAGCGCATCACCCCATAATTGACGGGTAAAGCTAGCATATTTGCCAAGATCTGCGCGCCAATTACCTGTCTTGGTGGTATGTGGAAATAATGACCGATCTGAAGTATACATCAACACTGTGTCCCCATTTGTGCCTAAGAACAATAGGACTAaccttttgatcttctagCACTGTTCTAGCATCGTACCACACATTACCAGAAATGATTCGATATGCAAGCTGACCAAGTGGATGACGAGATGATCCTTTTGCATCAATCATGTCTATCGAGAAGGAGTTCATGATTAGTTGACATGATCTCTTCACTTAACACAACTCTGCCACTCACATCCATAGACGAGCTCATTGAAGAAGCCGACCTTCATCGGGAATCCTGACATGGCGTAGACTAAACTCATGGGCAACATAGCAGCAGCGCCGAACCCAAGAGCAACAAAGTACGTCCAAGTTGACATGTATAATTTTTTGGTTACAATGACGGCTAGAAGCATGACGAACGGGATTATTGTAAGAAGGGCCCACTCCCTGCGATGAAAATGTACAATTAGCATGAAACGATAGTAAAGATCGCGAATGACCGGACTTACCACCACTTTAGGCCAGGATACTTGGCAGCGAGAAGACTCAAACGATCAGTATGAGCAGCTTTTTTGGCTCGCCAGGATTTGTATACATGTAAGATGTTGGGACCGAGGAAGAGACCGCACCAAACGAACGATGAGATGTATGAAGCATACCACATGAAGATCTCCCACAGATATTGGGCACCGGAGTAAGCAAGACCAACCTCTTGGTACTGGCCAGCCACTATCAGCCGTTATGATACTACGTTGGATGGATATGACCTACCCTAGTTTCATTGAAAACCTGAGAGCCAGAGGCATCCGTGTATACTGGATTGAACGTTTCAATTCAGCCTTTGTGGGTTTGATGAGCTACTCCTAATTGTTCCTTGACTCACGGAGACTATTGAAAGGATATGCAGTGCCATTTTTCTGGAAAACTCCATTCGACATAATATTGTATGTCGGTGAGCCCCAGAGGTTTCCAAAGTACGCGACAGGAATCAAAATCCAAGTCTACGTTGACCCACAGTATGTGAACAGATGTCGCATGGGCAAAAGGATTACTTACTGTTATGAcgaaagaaacaaagacaGTCACTTGGACACTATAAGGATAGGTGATCACGGTAGAAGTAATATTCGACCAATCTAGGGTTATGTTGAATAATCCTATACCGCCTCGTCCTGCTCCCAGAAAATTGACTGTATGGTTTTTACTTGCAAACCAACATAAAGGTGCTAAAGCAGCAAcgaatggaaagatgatttcaggGAAGAACTGCCAAATGAACATCCCCAAAAAGATCAACCAGAAAACCTGGCAAAACAGGTGCATCATATCAGTCTAACTTGCACTAGTGAAGATACAGATCTGCGAGAGCTTACTTTCATCTGTTTTCGAGATCGCTCGAGGTGCAAGTCCGATGTCCCTTGTATACTTCGGTACACTGTGACTTGTTGAAGGGAtaaagggaagatgaaagctggatCATCGATGAGGATCGGTCGGACCATGGCAGCAAAGGAGAAACCAAGTAAGGATGCGCCCTGGCAGATAGAAAGATCAACGTCAGCTTACTGAAGTGGTCATTCATTGAAGTGGTCATTGAGGAACACTGGTCATCACTCACCCAGCCGAAAAAGAGGGCTATGGCAGGCTCCATGGTGATATTGTAGAACAATGCGGCGTTCGTAGGGAGATAAGCTGAAATACGTTCAAGGCTTGTCAGCCTATAGAACCTGCTTGTAACCTGGAATTGAAGGTATCACTTACTAGCCCATTGACCTTGACTTCCTGCGTTTGCTGCGATTCCGATCTGAACATGGGATACACGACGTGAACGCATAAACGCGTGGGAAAAGAGAGTCAACACTCACGATAACATGCTCTTTGATATTGAATGGGCCGGCATTCAGCGAGAACGAGAATCGTCCCAATGGAACGGTGTAATCAGGTAGGATACGCTCCAGTAGTTTGCCCAGAGGATGCGAGGCTAGAATGACAAAGAACACGGGGAAATGGGCAGTGGTGGTACGGAAACTATTGACATAGGCTATGTCAATGCCGAGATCATTTGAATTTCATGGTATCAACTCACTAGGATATCTGAGAAATCACACTTCCAATGGTACAGAATATAGCCGACAGAAGGACCGCTCGAAATGTCATTACAGGTAATGTGGGATCATCCTCGAAACTAACGGTTTGTCGAACAAGTTCAGGTATATTTTTGAATTCGTCTGAATCCCAATCGTATTTCTCATCCCGGTTTTCAAAATCGTCTATCTGCAATTGAACTGCTTCATCCCCGTAACCTAAAGTCTTTTGATTATCATATGGATCCGGACTAAGATCAaacttttcatcctttccgTCACTGTCAGGAGAAGGGAGGGATGCAACCTCATCGCGACGGACAGGATGGATTTCTTCGTCTTGTACTTTGGACATGATGAGTCAAATTTCGGGAACGGACTACCTCAATAGGGGATGAGGAAGGGATTAACGAATAAGGCTATATCTCATGTAGTGCTTCCATCCTCTTATCTATCACAAGTTTGAATCTGAACGCAATCCCTTACTTGCGGCTGACTGCGTGTCAAGCACGCTAAACATCGTGATTTTTCGCCTCTCTTTGACCTGGGACGGTTTGCAAAGCCACAATGAGTATTTGTAATCTCGTGCATACTTTGCGTTTAATCATCCCATAGATTGAAAGTATCTGTAAGTTCAGTCATTTAAACTTTACTGAATTCAAGGGTTTCAGGATCAGTCCACCTTGGGTCGCACGTTGACGTCAATTTTGCTGTCTTATCTCTCGTCGTCCTCCGACATGCTTAAGTCCGGAGGGGCGTACGTATTTAGCTGCCAAGCAAGCAGTGGAAGAGCTGaaaaaacgaaaaaagaCAACGGAAAATCACAGCACGGCTTATCACGCAAAAAGTTGTCAGCTGTCGGATATTACcgatcagctgatatctctGAGAATGGCGCTAGTTTTGATCGACAACTACGATGAGGACTTCTGACGTGCCAATAAAATGAACAAAGATTATCATGGAGCGACATGTCGACTCGTTTTACTCCCACAAATTAAGTCTCCATAAGATTATTTCGGACTGCTGAGAACCTTAATTGTCTTTTTCCGCGGGCAAGGCGTTTCCTCGGTGATAGCGACGGTACTTCATTACAATACGATTGCATCATCTGACACAATGCTAGAATGCCGATAGAGCTATACTTGTAGTTGCCCGATTCCTGAAGGGTGCTTCGATAGGTTTTCGAGCTAATGAGGTAGCAAATGGTCGATCGACAATCGTATGGGGATTGCGAAAAACCCCTGTGAGGATCATTTTTCATATAGCTTGAGTCTGAGAAATGAGTGGAAAGACACATGAGACCGATGTTGAGGATAGTCCCGGCGTATCACATCAGGCAAAGGTCATGGTCTCCACAATGGCGCCGTTCCTAGTACTGATGAGCGGCCAAACATTGAACTTTTGCTCCGCATCGCATTCGCCATACAAGTCTCGTCCGTCTTCACCGCTTCCATTCCCTTCATGGGCAGCAATGCCTGTCTCAAGAAGTTCCGTCCGAAAGGCATGTCCAGTGCCTGTATCTCTCATGACAATTTGACCTGGAACGAAAATGATTCATCAGAGTATCGTCAAGTCTCTTGTTTAACCGCATGACAAAGAAGACCGAGCGATATTCCGATAATCTTGACCGAAAAGGCCGAGGTTAGTTTGGCAATACATACAACAAAGCTTTCATTGCTCTTTCAATAATCGCGTGAAAGTTGGGGGAGTAGGCACGCCTGATTTCGACTCTGTCAGTACACTGAACAAGACTGAGAATCGGCTCAGACCTACCAGGATCAGCGGGTAGAGTTTCCGTGCTATATCCCAATCTGATCTGTTTCGACTTTGCCCACCAttcttttcgatctttttcaccttgacgCCATTCTTTTAGGTCTATTCTATCAGGGATCGGTACTTCGTCTACCATTCCAAGCATATCAGTGAGTAGACGTGCAGGTTGATTAAGGATACGAAGGTTGTTTCTGAGCAAAACGGATGATTCATGCTCACCTAATTCAACACAACCCCAAGCGCAACATTGTTGTGGTCTTTTCGGTCTCCAAACTAGTCTTTGACCACTATCCGAATCGTATAAGGCGTTTCCGTTGTACATATAATTGATAAATATGTCGCCAATTGGAGATTGAGGAAATTCTTTGAAATGTGCCTAAAAGCAATGGAGTTGAATTAAGTATATATCTTGCCCGCAAACAGGGCATACAATACGAGTATCCACGAACCTGTCTTTTgtcttcttgatgatgaacataTAAATGTCCATACGCGTCGTGtagagcttcttcagcaaTATCTCTGAATTCCCTCATTGGTTCTAACCTTTCACTCCATTTCCCATCGATTTTCATCAGATATCTCTTCCATTTGATGATCTTTCCATGTCCGTATTCTGGAACTCGCTCAGCATCATAGTAATTGGCAAATTCAGCTGGGAACCATAATTTCCTATCAGCGGGATCTTGGTGATGTACCGTGATAGACCTTTCTATCCCATACGAAGTATAACTACGGGTGGTTGGAAGACGTAGAGCACGCGTCATAAGGGCCCGTACCAATGAAGGTGAGAGCGCTTGAGGAGCCTCCTCCCCTCCTCGTAGACTGAATGATTCTGGAAGTAACAGAACGCCAGCCGGTGAAAATTTATGTGGTTGAGATGAGAAAGCCAGTCCATCAAAAGATAATATATTAATTGATGGTTCCCTGATCACGTATGATGAATATGTTCCTTCCGCTTCGAtaacaagaagaaatatgCCTCAGCCGTAATTGCAAAGTCTGAGGTTATTGCTTAATCCTCAAGTGTACTCACCGATGGAGTTGGGATAGGGTTTCAAACCTCGTTTATCCCATTCTTCGAAACTACTGAAATCTGGATATCCAAGTATCTttgtttctgtttcttttctatttctGATAAACGTCATATGCCCTCTCATGAAAATCAATCGCTTCCCTCCATTGTCGTTCGGCTCAGAGGGCGCGATGATATCGTAGTCTTGCTCAAGCAAGTCGTACGGGACTATCTTGAACTCAATCAGATCATGTCATACAACGCTTAGTTCTCTATGCGAAGATGTTTGCCTAAATCTTCTTAGAGAGGCTCGATATTTTCGGTACTTACACGTCTGGGAGAAACTGTTGATGTCGGGTTCAGTGTAGAACTCTACGCGAGTAAAGGGATACACAGCATGGTTTCATACTTACTCGCCTACGAGAGTGTCAAAGTCCACAAACCCCCAATACGCTGTCTCTGGCTTCACGTATCTTTCAAAAACCCATCCTCTCAACATACGATAATGCGCATGAGGGTCCTAGGTTGAGTGGAAGATTGAGTCAGAGGATGAGATGCGAACATGGATTAAGGACAACGTACCCGGATCCGGCCGTAAGATGTCATATCTGCTAACATAGTTTTTCTCTGCATTCTTGAACAACCGCCCCATTTCTTGCAAAAGTATTCTGTATGTTGTCCCCAGACTTCGTCAATACAGGTCAGTCAACACGCACCACATGTCATCAGGTCAATGATTTATAAAACTAAACTCACATTGTTTCTCTGATAAGCAAACATGCTGATGGGCACGTAACTCTTCTCAGCTTGCGTTAGGATTCATACttgaaagtggaaagatTAACTTACTTTGATATTCTCCATTCCACGAGTCCATCCTTTTATATCCGAACAACCATTCCTTTGGACAATAAGTAGATCCAATGCGTGAGGTTGTTGACCTATACTTCGGAAGAAATAAGGTAGTAGGCTTGGTCCTATCTTCGCGCCATCAAAGAAAGCTATAAGCGTGATGAGTggtaattcatcttcgaaaggTATTGCCCCTTTGAACCGCTGAGGCGAGGCCGTAATTGACGAGTAGAGGTAATAAGTTATGCTTGACAAGAGGAGCAGAAGGATGCCTTGAaaaatcctcctcctctgCAGGTATTTCATCTCCAGACTGTCTGAGATCCTCAATGTTTTGATAGTTAGGATGAGTTTGCCAGTGTTTTAGTTGTTTGAGATAGGACCGACAGCATAACGTGAATTTGTCCCCTTAAGGGTTTTCACATAATAGAATAAAAAAGCGGTACACCGAGCTTTAATCACCCGAAATCCCTTATCATTGACAGTTCAGATCGCCTTGGGACGTGACTTCAATAAAATCTTCGCAAGTTTGCATACGTAAAGCAGTTATAATTCAACTTGAACGGGCGAGTTACCATTTCGCACGTAGTTTCCGTCTCATCTTATCTAGCAGAATAGCGCTGAATCTGAGGTATCTACCGCCGGGATCGCCCTAGGTCATTAAACGATCAAGTGGGCCATATCCTCACCTCCAACAGAAAGAATGAATATATGTCACATACAATAGGAGAATGATTATAGATGATATGACTATGATTACAAACATTATAACTACAATACTCCGTCTAGAATGCAAATATCGAATGTCTGCGACTGTGATCACCTAACATTTCCCTTTATCTTTTCTAATAACAAACCCATCCTAGCACCCATATTCGGTTGtcctcttttccctttcattcCTCCTGCGTAAGCTGGATCCGGTTTCGGTTTATGGTACTTTGagaaagcttcttttttTAAATCTCTGAATGACTTCTTCGGTTCTCCATTATCATTGGGGGTTGATGCAAGTATaggttcaggtgataaagctcGGACTTTCTTTATTGGGGCCGGGCGCTTTTCATGCGGTGGTCTATCCTTTGTATATTCACTCGAGTTTctacttttacctttttccCGTAAAGAGGTATTCGATTTTGGTCTATATAGTTTTGATGGACCAGCTTTACTTGAATCATAATCATGACCTCCTGATGTATTTGACGAAGGGGCAGGTCCTGCTCTAgattccaatcttctttgttcatcCTCGGGATCTTTCCTATTTCCCTTCCCCTTGCCAGTCCCTTTTCTTgtatcatcaccaacaactTCAGGAAGAGGTCGTTCATTCCTCCGCCTTGTTCCGTCGCCTAATCTACCTGAAtccataccttcttctttgagaacTTTGGCATacgacttcttcatcttggcACGTTGGATCAAGTCTGCTTTTATCTTTTGAGCTATGATCGGTTGATCGAATAAAAGTCAGCTTACTAGCTGAACGTTACCAATAATTCTATAGTGTCCGCATTGACGGTATTGCCAACAGTAGAATGGTAACACTGAAGAAGACGGTGTACATACCTTTACCCATATAGGCATCTTTGGGTGCTCTAGAAGGCTTGACTTGaaatccacctttcttaccgCCTCCAACATTACCTCCTGATCTAGGTTTGGGATTGAATTTTGGTTTGGCAGTTTTACCTGcttctttttgcttttttgtCACTCGCGGCATGATGAAGAATCTTGTAGCAGACTGAATGGATATACCGAGAGGGAGAGCGAGTCGATATTCTTTCCTAATAAGCTTATACAGGTGCTTAACCAGACTGAAAAAGGTGACAATCTCGAAAACATTTCAGAAATCAAACAATCGTAAAATCATTCTTGTGAGCTGTGAATTCAATGGGCAAAGAAGTGCCACATTGCGAGATAACTCCGAAATGCCGCATTCTGGTGTTAATGCCACTGTAGTTTGTGTTTTTTGCCACTGAACAACTCTCCATTCTTGAACACATATTGATATCTTTTGATACTTTATTCTCCTTCACAATACTCACCACTCAGTCCCATCCCTCCCTCtttccaagaagaagaacgacGAGCTCGAGACACGAGTGATCAGTAATTACACAAGCAAAACTACATATTCGATTGAATGAGCACTACAGGtgagattcttcttctcgtgGGAGTTGGGAAAAATGATGTGATATCATGCTGACAGATCacaacatcttctccttgctTGCCTTTGCCAATACACATCTTATCTCGACTGCAATCATTATGAAATCACCACTACTCCCATCCGTACCTTTCCTCATTGTCGAAAACACAACGCAATCGCTACAGCTTCAACCAAAGTGGACGCCACTaccaagaaatcaaaggCCCCAGCCTCTTCTGGGGTCGAAAATCTCGGACCCGCATTTGGTGAGTAGAACCTCTTTTGCGAATGTCATCTCGAGAGGCGCGATTTGTGGCCAAATGAGGATTTCTTTTGGGCGTGTGCTTTGATGGTCGCGGATGGTCGCGTGAGAAGTTTTGTGGGATAAGATCAACTTTGAAAAATGGACACGTCTTGCGACTAGAAGTCGCTTCAGCCTATGACATTGTTCTAGTCTCGGATGGATGTCTGCATCATGACAATTGGAACTGATTGGTTTTATGTCCATACAGACCCTTTCGCTCCTGTCGATGATACCCCTTCAGTTGAAAAGACCGTAGGAAGCAAAAATGACAAGATTCATATCCGTGAGTGTTTTCCCAATTCATATAATTAATCCTTGAGCTAAACAGTATGAGTAGGTCTCCAACAACGAAATGGTCGAAAGACTCTCACTACAGTCCAGGGAATTCCCAAGAAATTCGACCACACCAAGATCCTTAAAgcgatgaagaaagaattcGCATGTAATGGAACTGTAGTCAAacctgatgaagctggtgaagatgattcaccaGCGCCAACTGGAGTTAAACCTAACTTAGGTGATGTTCTTCAATTACAAGGTGATCAAAGAACAGTAGTTAGGCAATTCCTCATAGATGCTGGTATTGTCGCTcagaaagaagctaaagattCTATCGTTGTGTACGTATTCCTGACACTTTCCGACACTCATGGCTAGGAGAGTAACTGACTTTCATGTTTTTATCATAGCCACGGTTACTAAGCTCATCGCTTGACACCGAACGCCATCTCACGATATGAGGATCCAAAGAGCCTCTCTGTCATATCTCTCTATATCCAAATTCACATTGTAGTGTAACTACTTCATAGCTTTATCGTATATATCGTCTATAACGCATGAATCGTCTCTTTGTTACGGGGCCATTCCCTCATCAAGTGAGGCTGCGTCCACCAAATGGTCACTCATAGTAATGATGCATGTTTGACTAGTAGTACATGATGTGTTTGCTCATGTGGATCAGATCTATAATTCGTGATTTGGTGAAATTAGAAGTATACAACAACATAAAAAAGTAGCAACGCGAACGAGtctcaatcagcttcttccaaagcgTGCATCTGATTATTTGAACAAACTATCAGCACGGTTTTATATGAAGTAGGTAGGAtgtgacttaccttgaacTCTAAAATACCAGAATGACCACCTACTGGCACACCTTCGCCTAAAGGCATCATGATTTGAACGCATAAAAATCCACTTTTCTCGATTTGTAAGCATATCTTTACTGACTGATGTAATGCTCGATGAAGTAGAGTGAAGTGTGATGAGTggtagctgaagatgaatgtcGATGTTAGTAAATGGTCACAAGATCCACCGGTCCAAGCCCAAAATGGACTGAATTAGCGTGGGGGATACAGAGCGTGTACAAATCTACATCCAGCCAGATATGATTTCGTCCCTTCCTATAGTCACCATACCTATTTAAGAGTGGacatgatgatccttctttgaaAATCTGAAACACCCCTCTCTCACTTAGATGTAttgagctgactcacctgaatttgactttctcttGACAATCGAACTTATCCAATACTTCCTTATCATTTGGATAATCTAACTCTGTGATACCGAAATCGCCTTCTGCGAGAATCTTGAATTGACCCACTTCCGCTCGGTGTCTATGTCTTCCATTTGACGATATAGTTGCTTCCGGCTGCACTTGTGGAACAGGTTCTTTAGGTGGAGTAGCCAACAGAGTTATTCTAGTACACGAAGGTGGTAAATCGAATAAAGCATCTCGAAACCATTCTGATTTCATGATCAGGTATAGTGCCCTGGCGCAGTGTCATCAGCATGATCTCAGATAATCACAATGAACAGTAGCTGATACTCACATGTCGTCCTGATCGAATTGTGCGTTCATCAGTTCCTCGGGTTCTAGTGTTCTCAGTTCGCAAGTGGTAGTAGGCCCCCTCATGTCATCAGTCCTATTATAGTCCCGACAGAATTCAGCATACTATCTAGACCTGC includes:
- a CDS encoding translation initiation factor SUI1 yields the protein MSTTASTKVDATTKKSKAPASSGVENLGPAFDPFAPVDDTPSVEKTVGSKNDKIHIRLQQRNGRKTLTTVQGIPKKFDHTKILKAMKKEFACNGTVVKPDEAGEDDSPAPTGVKPNLGDVLQLQGDQRTVVRQFLIDAGIVAQKEAKDSIVVHGY
- a CDS encoding OPT family small oligopeptide transporter, with the protein product MSKVQDEEIHPVRRDEVASLPSPDSDGKDEKFDLSPDPYDNQKTLGYGDEAVQLQIDDFENRDEKYDWDSDEFKNIPELVRQTVSFEDDPTLPVMTFRAVLLSAIFCTIGSVISQISYFRTTTAHFPVFFVILASHPLGKLLERILPDYTVPLGRFSFSLNAGPFNIKEHVIIGIAANAGSQGQWATYLPTNAALFYNITMEPAIALFFGWGASLLGFSFAAMVRPILIDDPAFIFPLSLQQVTVYRSIQGTSDLHLERSRKQMKVFWLIFLGMFIWQFFPEIIFPFVAALAPLCWFASKNHTVNFLGAGRGGIGLFNITLDWSNITSTVITYPYSVQVTVFVSFVITTWILIPVAYFGNLWGSPTYNIMSNGVFQKNGTAYPFNSLLYTDASGSQVFNETRYQEVGLAYSGAQYLWEIFMWYASYISSFVWCGLFLGPNILHVYKSWRAKKAAHTDRLSLLAAKYPGLKWWEWALLTIIPFVMLLAVIVTKKLYMSTWTYFVALGFGAAAMLPMSLVYAMSGFPMKVGFFNELVYGYMIDAKGSSRHPLGQLAYRIISGNVWYDARTVLEDQKIGHYFHIPPRQVIGAQILANMLALPVNYGVMRWVLASKFDYVSGKIPDPAGQWTGQDFKSYNTAGVQYALVGPKRLFASSVYQPVTYGFVVGAGAPLIIWLLHKKFPKAKFDLWNTTIFFSGAATFYGNLSTGPFTTFLVGTFWNFFLFRYRRKFWNTYAYITGAAADTGFNFNLLFIFVFLSTTGAVMPYWWGNNKDSIERCFALKK